DNA sequence from the Amycolatopsis sp. Hca4 genome:
AAGGGACCGGGCTTCGGCAAGGCGGTCTCGCACTCCCACCGCCGTACCAACCGCCGGTGGAACCCGAACATCCAGACCGTCCACGCCAAGGTGGGTGTGTCCCAGCGCAAGCGCCTGAACGTGTGCACCTCGTGCATCAAGGCGGGCAAGGTCGTTCGAGGCTGACGCTGAAGCGAAATTCAGGGTGGCGAGTGCTCGTGGAGAGCACTCGCCATTTTTTTCGCTTCAGGTGTCTTCTGGGGGTCGAACCCCCAGACCCCCGCCAGGGGGCAAGCCCCCTGGACCCCCGGC
Encoded proteins:
- the rpmB gene encoding 50S ribosomal protein L28, which produces MAAVCDVCGKGPGFGKAVSHSHRRTNRRWNPNIQTVHAKVGVSQRKRLNVCTSCIKAGKVVRG